GACTTGAAGAACGGCGGCAGCCAGAGGCAGTCGACACCGAGCCACTGGAGGTAATCCAGTTTGGCGGTGATGCCCTTGAGGTCGCCGATTCCGTCGCCGTTGGAGTCCTGGAAGGACCGGACGAGCACCTCGTAGAAGACGGCGCGCTTGAACCAGTCGGGATCACGGTCCTTGGCGGGTGTGTCCTCGAACGTGTCGTGGACAGGCTCATTGACGATCATGGTGTGGGTGACCCTCCGGTCGGCGGGGACGGTCGCAGGACGGCGATGTGCGCGGGCGTGATGCCCGGCTCTAGGCGCACATAGAAGGCCCTGCCCCAGTGATAGGTGTCGCCGGTGAGCTCGTCGCGCACCGGTACGCGCTCGTGCCCCTGAAGGCCGAGCCGCTCCATGTCCAACGAGACCGTGGCCTCCTGGGTGTGGTGAGGATCGAGGTTCACGACCACCAGAACGGTGTTCGAACCGGAACGCTTGCTGTAGACGATCAGCGACTCGTTGTCGGCGTGGTGGAAGTGCACCTCGCGCAGCTGCTGGAGCGCGGGGTTGCGTCGTCGGATCCGGTTCAGCGAGGTGATCAGGGGCGTCAGCGTGCGACCCTCGCGTTCCGCCGACTCCCAGTCCCTCGGACGCAGTTCGTACTTCTCCGAGTGCAGGTACTCCTCGCTCCCCGGCTTGGCCGGGGTGTTCTCGCACAGCTCGAACCCCGCATAGACGCCCCAGGACGGGGAGAGGGTGGCGGCGAGCACGGCCCGGGCCTCGAAGGCCGGGCGGCCGCCGTGCTGGAGGTAGCCCGGCAGGATGTCCGGGGTGTTCACGAAGAAGTTGGGCCGCATGTACGAGGCGGCCTCGCCGGACAGCTCCGTGACGTACTCGGTCAGCTCCTGCTTGGTGTTCCGCCAGGTGAAGTACGTGTACGACTGCTGGAACCCGACCGCGCCCAGGGTGTGCATCATCGCCGGGCGGGTGAACGCCTCCGCCATGAAGACGACATCGGGGTCGGTGCCGTTGATCTCGGCGATCACCTTCTCCCAGAACACCACCGGCTTGGTGTGCGGGTTGTCGACGCGGAAGACACGCACGCCGTGGTCCATCCAGAAGCGCAGGATACGTACGGTCTCCGCCACCAGACCGCGCATGTCCTTGTCGAAGGCGATCGGGTAGATGTCCTGGTACTTCTTCGGCGGGTTCTCGGCGTACGCGATCGACCCGTCGGGGCGGTGGTGGAACCAGTCCGGGTGCTCCTTGACCCACGGGTGGTCCGGGGAGCACTGGAGCGCGAAGTCCAGCGCGATCTCCATCCGGAGGTTGCGGGCCACCTCCACGAAGTGGTCGAAGTCCTCCAGCGTGCCCAGCTCCGGGTGGACCGCGTCGTGCCCGCCGTCCGGAGAGCCGATCGCCCACGGCACGCCCGGATCGTGCTCACCGGGCGTCAGCGTGTTGTCCGGGCCCTTGCGGTGGGTCGTCCCGATCGGGTGGATCGGGGGCAGGTACACGACATCGAACCCCATGGCGGCGACCGCGGGCAGCCGCTCGGCCGCCGTCCGGAACGTGCCGCTCACCAGGCGGGTCGGGGCGTCCGGCGAGGTGTCCGCCGGGTCCACCGGCACCCGCTTCGCCCCCTCCGAGCGCGGGAACAGCTCGTACCACGACCCGTACAGCGCCCGCTCGCGCTCCACGCGCACCGCCAGCGGCTTGGAGCGGGTGACCAGTTCACGCAGCGGGTACCGGGCGAGGACCGCATCGGCGGCCGGGGTCAGGGCCGCGGCCAGCCGGGCGGCCGGGGAGTGCGCGGTGTCCCGCAGCGCGTCCACCGCGGCGAGCACGGCCTCGCGCCCGTTCTTCTTCGGAACGCCGGCGGCGGCCCGCTCCAGCAGGGCCGCGCCCTCCGCGAGGACCAGATCGGTGTCGATGCCCGCAGGGATCTTGATCGCGGCGTGGTGGCGCCAGGTGGCGAGCGGATCGCCCCACGCCTCCACCGTGTACGTCCAGCGGCCCTCGGAGTCCGGGGTGATCTCGGCACCCCACCGGTCCGTGCCCGGGGCCAGCTCGCGCATCGGGGTCCACGGTCCCACCCGTCCGCTCGGATCGCGCAGGACGACATTGGCCGCCACCGCGTCGTGGCCTTCACGGAAGACGGTGGCGGTGACCTGGAAGGTCTCACCGACGACGGCCTTCGCCGGACGTCTGCCGCAGTCGACGAGGGGACGGACGTCCAGGACGGGAATACGACCGATCATGGAATCACCTGGGGGCTGGAGGAGCTCGGCGTGCACGGGCGACGGCGCCGACGCGGAGGACCGACCGCGCGTGCCGCGATGATGGGGATCTGTCCTTTGTAGCTGCTCAGCTGTCTGCTGACGGGCTGTGGGCATGGCCGCTCCTGTCCGCGTTCACTCGAATGGCACTCGAATGGGTGGGTCGCGGGGGTTTCGTGCATGTTTCGGATGCACCGAGAAGGTGCGCGGGCCGGGTCGCGCTGCGTACCGGGAAAGCCTTCCCCGCGTTCGCTCACGGGAAATCCGGCGCTGTGTTAACTACTCGGTGGTAGCCGGTCGGTCAGGTCCGGGTCAGGGTCCGACGGCGCCCGGCGTGCGCCCCCGCGGCGTACGGAGGTCCGAAGCGCCCTCACAGGTTCCGGATACCCGCTGAGCGGCGCCACACGGCAGCCTTCCTTGTGACAGGAAGGTCCACAAGGCTGCGTACGGGCAGGAAATCGGCCAAACCCGCAGCTGAAGGCTGGGGTGGGTGAGGGCCGGTGGCACGCCTGGTGCTCCTGTGGGGAGGCGTGCGGCGCCCGGGGCCGGACTCCGTGAGCCGTCCACGCGCCGTGGTGGCGGACCACGGACGGCCGCTACCGTCAGGGGTGACGGAAGGGACGCACACCGTGGTGCGTCCGCTCGGATGCGCAAGTCCCCTGTAAAGGTGGAGTACGTGAAGGCCATTCGTCGATTCACCGTGCGTCCTGTCCTCCCCGAACCCCTCCGACCCCTCCACGACCTCGCGCGCAACCTGCGCTGGTCGTGGCACACCGAGACCCGCGAGCTCTTCCGGTCCGCCGACCCCGAGGGGTGGCGGCCCGCGGACGCCGACCCCGTACGCCTGCTCGGCTCTCTCACCGCCGGGCGCCTGGCCGAACTGGGCCGGGACCAGGAGTACCTGGGCCGCCTGGCCGAGGCCTCCGCCGATCTGAAGGAGTATCTGGACGGCCCCCGCTGGTATCAGGAACAGCAGGCCGCCGGTGCGGAACTCCCCGCCGCCGTGGCCTACTTCTCACCCGAGTTCGGCGTCACCGCCGCACTGCCGCAGTACAGCGGCGGCCTCGGCATCCTCGCCGGCGACCACCTCAAGGCCGCCAGCGACCTGGGCGTCCCGCTCATCGGCGTCGGCCTGCTCTACCGGCACGGCTACTTCCGCCAGAGCCTCTCCCGCGAGGGCTGGCAGCAGGAGCACTATCCGGTCCTCGACCCCAACGAACTCCCCCTCGACCTGGTCCGCGAGGCCGACGGCACCCCTGCCCGGGTGGTGCTCGCCCTGCCCGGCGGGCGCTCGCTGTACGCCTGCATCTGGCTGGCCCGGGTCGGCCGCGTCCCGCTCCTCCTCCTCGACTCCGACGTCGAGGAGAACGCACCCGGCGAGCGCGACGTCACCGACCGGCTCTACGGCGGCGGCAGCGACCACCGCCTCCTCCAGGAGATGCTGCTCGGCATCGGCGGGGTGCGCGCCGTGCGCACCTGGTGCCGGCTCACCCGGACCCCGGAGCCGGAGGTGTTCCACACCAACGAGGGCCACGCCGGTTTCCTCGGCCTGGAGCGCATCCGCGAACTGACCGCAGAGGGAATCGACTTCGACGCGGCCCTCGAAGTGGTCCGGGCCGGGACCGTCTTCACCACCCACACCCCGGTGCCCGCCGGGATAGACCGTTTCGACCGGCAGCTGATCGCCCGCCACTTCGGCGACGACGGCGAGCTGAGCGGCGTACCGGCGGAGAAGATCCTGCCGCTGGGCCGGGAGACCTACCCCGGCGGCGAGCCCGAGCTGTTCAACATGGCGGTGATGGGGCTCCGGCTCGCCCAGCGCGCCAACGGCGTCTCCACCCTGCACGGGGCCGTCAGCCGGGAGATGTTCTCCGGGCTCTGGCCGGGCTTCGACCCGGCCGACGTGCCGATCACCTCCGTCACCAACGGGGTGCACGCCCCGACCTGGGTCGCCCCCGAGGTCTTCGCGCTCGGCGCCGGACAGGTCGGCACCGGCCGCGCCCACCAGGTGCTGGCGGGCGGACCGGTGGACGGCGAGCCCTCCGAGGAGCGGACCGGCACCCCGCGCCGCTGGGACGCGGTCGGCGGGATCGGCGACCAGGAGATCTGGGCGCTGCGCCGCGAGCTGCGCGGCCAGCTGGTGACCGAGGTCCGCCGCCGCCTCTACGCCTCCTGGCGTCGGCGCGGCGCGGGCACCGCCGAGCTGGGCTGGATCGACGATGTCCTCGACCCGGACGTCCTCACCATCGGCTTCGCCCGCCGCGTCCCCTCGTACAAGCGTCTGACGCTGATGCTGCGTGACCGCGACCGGCTGCGGGCGCTCCTCCTGCACCCCACGCACCCGATCCAGATCGTGGTCGCGGGCAAGGCCCACCCCGCCGACGACGGCGGCAAGCGGCTGGTCCAGGAGCTGGTGCGGTTCGCGGACGACCCGCGCGTGCGCCACCGCATCGTCTTCCTGCCGGACTACGGCATGGGCATGGCGCAGAAGCTCTACCCGGGGTGCGACGTCTGGCTCAACAACCCGCTGCGCCCGCTGGAGGCGTGCGGCACGAGCGGGATGAAGGCGGCGCTCAACGGCTGCCTCAACCTCTCCGTGCGCGACGGCTGGTGGGACGAGTGGTTCGAGCCGGACTTCGGCTGGGAGATCCCCACCGCCGACGGCTCGGCGGTCGACGAGGACCGGCGCGACGAGCTGGAGTCCAACGCCCTGTACGCCCTGATCGAGGACCGGGTCGCCCCGCGCTTCTACGACCGGGGCGCCACGGACCTGCCGGACCGGTGGATCGAGATGGTCCGCTCCACCCTGGTCAACCTGGGTCCGAAGGTGCTCGCGGGCGGATGGTGCGCGAGTACGTGGAGCGGCTCTACGCACCCGCCGCGCGGGCCCGGCGGGCGCTCGGCCCGGCGGTGGCGCGGGACCTCGCCCAGTGGAAGGCGAAGGTCCGGGCGGCCTGGCCGAAAGTCTCCGTGGACCATGTGGAGTCGGTCACCGACACGGTGGCGGGCGGTTCGGCGGAGCTGGGGGCGACGCTGTCGCTCCGGGTACGGATCGCCCTCGGCGGCCTCGACCCGGACGATGTGGAGGTGCAGGTCGTCGCGGGCCGGGTGGACTCGGCCGATGCCATCGCGGACGCCCAGGTCTTCCCGCTGAAGCCGGCGGGCGGCCATGACCTGGAGGACCGCTGGCTCTACGAGGGCCCGCTCGCCCTGGACCGGACGGGACCGTACGGCTACACCGTGCGCGTTCTGCCCTCGCACGAACTGCTCGCTTCCGGAGCAGAGTTGGGCCTGGTGGCGGTGCCGAACGAGGCGACGGGGGAGGGCGCCGGCGTGCTGATGCGCTGAGCGGCGTCGTTCTGAGGGCCCGGTACCGCGATGCGCGGTGCCGGGCCCTTCGGCTGTCGGAGGGGTCTGTGTTCGTGTGGTGAACACAGAGCCTTGACGTGTTCATGGGATGGCTTTACGTTCCTCACGCATCACCGGGTTCACCATGCGGCCCCATGTTCACGTACGTGAACTCCCTTACCGGGCACCGCCGTTGGACCATCACCGCTCCGGAAGGCACCCCACATGCGTACCGGCACCATCCCCCGCGTACTCGCCACCGCCGTCGGCCTGGCCGCGCTGCTCACCACCGCCCTCGCCGCCCCCGCCCTGGCGGAGAAGGCCCCGGCCGCCGCGCCCGCACCCGCCCCGGCGGCCGCGCCGGCCACCTTCACCCACCCCGGCGTCCTCGTCAGCCGCCCCCAGCTGGACTTCGTCCGGGGCAGGGTCCAGGCGGGCGCCCAGCCCTGGAAGGGCGCGTACGACCAGATGATGGGGAGCAAGTACGCCTCCCTCGCGCGGACCGCCAAGCCTCGCGCGATCGTCGAGTGCGGCTCGTACTCCAACCCCAACAACGGCTGCACCGACGAGCGTGAGGACGCGATCGCCGCGTACACGCTCTCGCTGGCCTGGTACATCACCCAGGACAGCCGGTACGCGCAGAAGGCGATCGAGATCATGGACGCCTGGTCGGCCGTGATCCGGGACCACACCAACAGCAACGCCCCGCTCCAGACCGGCTGGGCCGGCTCCTCCTGGCCGAGGGCCGCCGAGATCATCAAGCACACCTACAGCAGCTGGCCCAACTCCGGCCGTTTCGGAACCATGTTGCGCAACGTGTACCTGCCCGAGGTCACCAACGGCTCCCACTCCAACGGCAACTGGGAGCTGTCGATGACCGAGGCGGCGATCGGGATCTCGGTCTTCCTGGAGGACCGCGCCGCCTACGACAAGGCCGTCTCCAAGTTCCGCGGGCGGGTACCGGCGTACATCTACGTGACCGCCGACGGTGCGCTGCCCAAGGTGGCGCCGGGCAGCGGACTCGACACCCGGGCCAAAGTCATCAACTACTGGCAGGGCCAGTCCACCTTCGTGGACGGGCTCTCCCAGGAGACCTGCCGCGATCTGACCCACACCGGTTACGGCATCTCGGCCATCGCGCACATCGCGGAGACCAGCCGGATCCAGGGCCAGGACCTCTACCCCGAGGTCGCCGACCGGTTGCGGCACGCGATGGGGCTGCACGCCAAGCACCAGCTGGGCACGCCCGTGCCGTCCTCGCTCTGCGGCGGATCGCTCAAGGACAGCCTCGGTCCGATCACGGAGGTCGGGTTCAACGCCCTGTCCAACCGCCTCGGTTACGCGATG
This DNA window, taken from Streptomyces griseus subsp. griseus, encodes the following:
- a CDS encoding alpha-1,4-glucan--maltose-1-phosphate maltosyltransferase, translating into MIGRIPVLDVRPLVDCGRRPAKAVVGETFQVTATVFREGHDAVAANVVLRDPSGRVGPWTPMRELAPGTDRWGAEITPDSEGRWTYTVEAWGDPLATWRHHAAIKIPAGIDTDLVLAEGAALLERAAAGVPKKNGREAVLAAVDALRDTAHSPAARLAAALTPAADAVLARYPLRELVTRSKPLAVRVERERALYGSWYELFPRSEGAKRVPVDPADTSPDAPTRLVSGTFRTAAERLPAVAAMGFDVVYLPPIHPIGTTHRKGPDNTLTPGEHDPGVPWAIGSPDGGHDAVHPELGTLEDFDHFVEVARNLRMEIALDFALQCSPDHPWVKEHPDWFHHRPDGSIAYAENPPKKYQDIYPIAFDKDMRGLVAETVRILRFWMDHGVRVFRVDNPHTKPVVFWEKVIAEINGTDPDVVFMAEAFTRPAMMHTLGAVGFQQSYTYFTWRNTKQELTEYVTELSGEAASYMRPNFFVNTPDILPGYLQHGGRPAFEARAVLAATLSPSWGVYAGFELCENTPAKPGSEEYLHSEKYELRPRDWESAEREGRTLTPLITSLNRIRRRNPALQQLREVHFHHADNESLIVYSKRSGSNTVLVVVNLDPHHTQEATVSLDMERLGLQGHERVPVRDELTGDTYHWGRAFYVRLEPGITPAHIAVLRPSPPTGGSPTP
- a CDS encoding alginate lyase family protein, encoding MRTGTIPRVLATAVGLAALLTTALAAPALAEKAPAAAPAPAPAAAPATFTHPGVLVSRPQLDFVRGRVQAGAQPWKGAYDQMMGSKYASLARTAKPRAIVECGSYSNPNNGCTDEREDAIAAYTLSLAWYITQDSRYAQKAIEIMDAWSAVIRDHTNSNAPLQTGWAGSSWPRAAEIIKHTYSSWPNSGRFGTMLRNVYLPEVTNGSHSNGNWELSMTEAAIGISVFLEDRAAYDKAVSKFRGRVPAYIYVTADGALPKVAPGSGLDTRAKVINYWQGQSTFVDGLSQETCRDLTHTGYGISAIAHIAETSRIQGQDLYPEVADRLRHAMGLHAKHQLGTPVPSSLCGGSLKDSLGPITEVGFNALSNRLGYAMTNTQTLTERQRPAGSNNLFVAWETLTHAGNPA